The Pseudomonas sp. R4-35-07 genome contains a region encoding:
- a CDS encoding aspartate/glutamate racemase family protein gives MRTIGLIGGMSWESSAEYYRIINQQVRDRLGPLRSAQLLMYSVDFGPVEQAQHAGRWDDTALILEDAARRLQAGGAECVVLCTNTMHRVAPRIEAAVSIPFLHIADAAGAAAVQAGTLTVGLLGTAFTMEQDFLKARLVAQGLTVLVPDADERKAVHRIIYEELCVGVISAESRAVYQRVIESLAARGAQAVILGCTEISLLIKPEHCDLPLLDTTELHARAAVAFALED, from the coding sequence ATGCGCACCATCGGCCTTATCGGCGGCATGAGCTGGGAGTCCAGCGCCGAGTATTACCGCATCATCAACCAGCAAGTACGCGACCGACTCGGCCCGCTGCGTTCGGCGCAACTGTTGATGTACAGCGTGGACTTCGGCCCGGTGGAACAGGCCCAGCACGCCGGGCGCTGGGACGATACCGCGCTGATCCTGGAAGACGCCGCGCGCCGTTTGCAGGCCGGGGGCGCCGAGTGTGTGGTGCTGTGTACCAACACCATGCACCGGGTGGCGCCGCGTATCGAGGCGGCGGTGTCGATTCCCTTCCTGCATATCGCCGATGCGGCGGGCGCTGCCGCCGTACAGGCGGGCACCTTGACCGTGGGATTGCTCGGCACTGCATTCACCATGGAACAGGACTTCCTCAAGGCCCGCCTGGTCGCACAGGGCCTGACCGTACTGGTGCCGGATGCGGACGAACGCAAAGCGGTGCATCGGATCATCTATGAAGAGTTGTGTGTGGGAGTGATCAGCGCCGAATCACGCGCCGTCTACCAGCGGGTGATCGAATCCCTGGCCGCGCGAGGTGCCCAGGCGGTGATTCTCGGCTGTACCGAAATCAGCCTGCTGATCAAACCCGAGCACTGCGACCTGCCGCTGCTGGACACCACCGAGCTGCATGCGCGGGCTGCGGTGGCGTTTGCGCTGGAGGACTAA
- a CDS encoding GNAT family N-acetyltransferase — protein sequence MHTPEPHIVIQRFTEAHLEGVAALYNEPAVCRQVLQMPFQSVEAWRKRLVMDNERRLQLVAVHGGEVIGQLGLEQYLRVRQAHVGSLGMGVATAWQGKGVGSKLLTAALDVADNWMNLHRVELTVYADNEAAHNLYRKFGFEVEGCLRDYALRDGVFVDTLSMARLRTPV from the coding sequence ATGCACACCCCCGAGCCCCATATCGTGATCCAGCGTTTCACCGAGGCCCATCTTGAGGGCGTTGCTGCGCTCTATAACGAACCGGCGGTATGCCGTCAGGTGCTGCAAATGCCTTTTCAGTCAGTGGAAGCGTGGCGCAAGCGCCTGGTAATGGATAACGAACGCCGTTTGCAACTGGTGGCGGTGCACGGCGGCGAAGTGATTGGCCAATTGGGGTTGGAACAGTACCTGCGCGTGCGCCAGGCGCATGTGGGGTCGCTCGGCATGGGGGTGGCGACGGCCTGGCAGGGCAAGGGCGTGGGTTCGAAGTTGCTGACCGCCGCGCTGGATGTGGCCGACAACTGGATGAACCTGCATCGCGTAGAACTCACGGTGTACGCCGACAACGAAGCGGCGCACAACCTGTACCGCAAATTCGGCTTCGAGGTCGAAGGCTGTTTGCGCGATTACGCCCTGCGTGACGGTGTGTTCGTCGACACCTTGAGCATGGCGCGCCTGCGCACGCCGGTTTAG
- a CDS encoding alpha/beta hydrolase — protein sequence MIKQRTLSACFFVSVLLGGSACTTKQLPEWGIRWLPDCAGRPFAGLDPEVVARTQCGIATVPLDHLNPSLGKLKLDITRVSALLPAEREGALFTNPGGPGAEADGFTVLLASIWKGYADQPQGEAYRHLLNTYDVIGITPRGMGSDPQSQLVCRSDEDIVAQNDITEDRSPANIEAIGHNAGVLARGCASQSLAPYINTEQTARDMELVRVLLNERQLNYFGNSYGTWLGAWYAGLFPKQVGRMVLDSSTDWTATFQDASLVQAPEKERVFARFVAQRAADDPHRYQMGGTPQAISAVFLDLLPQVRVALRSDNEYYSAPEYLMAARALNQWLRESPDLPDAKLLANAGAHRFSPDAGVNALAKQAFARLLDVIRRPSPWNGLALGPLNLTPQESVRSTVLCNDSVSAGEAFWTEKENQYAIQYPVGGSFFPSRHCAEWRGQQLDGVPQRRLAQVDGLFMVQAEYDDQTPAAGALKAFRSVPAAHMTLLKGAYRHGVSFSGFNVCVNRNVGDFLAYGRKPDRFSICYESP from the coding sequence TTGATAAAACAACGAACGCTATCAGCCTGCTTTTTTGTCTCTGTGCTATTGGGGGGCAGCGCTTGTACGACGAAACAACTGCCTGAGTGGGGTATCCGCTGGCTGCCGGATTGCGCCGGCCGGCCCTTCGCCGGGCTGGATCCGGAGGTGGTCGCCAGGACGCAATGCGGCATCGCCACCGTGCCCCTGGACCACCTGAACCCCAGCCTGGGCAAGCTCAAGCTGGATATCACCCGCGTTTCAGCGTTGCTGCCCGCCGAGCGCGAAGGTGCCCTGTTTACCAATCCGGGCGGGCCCGGCGCCGAGGCCGACGGATTCACCGTGCTCCTGGCCTCCATATGGAAAGGCTACGCCGATCAGCCACAGGGTGAGGCCTATCGGCACCTGCTCAATACCTATGATGTGATCGGAATTACACCAAGAGGGATGGGCAGTGACCCTCAATCGCAACTGGTGTGCCGATCCGACGAGGACATCGTTGCGCAAAACGACATCACTGAAGATCGCAGTCCGGCCAATATCGAGGCTATCGGGCATAACGCTGGCGTACTGGCCCGGGGTTGTGCCAGCCAGAGCCTGGCGCCCTATATCAATACTGAACAAACGGCGCGGGACATGGAGCTGGTGCGTGTGCTGCTCAACGAACGCCAGCTCAACTACTTCGGCAACTCTTACGGCACATGGCTGGGCGCCTGGTACGCCGGCTTGTTTCCAAAGCAGGTCGGGCGCATGGTGCTCGACTCGAGTACAGATTGGACCGCCACGTTCCAGGACGCCTCGTTGGTTCAAGCACCGGAAAAAGAACGCGTGTTCGCGCGATTTGTTGCCCAGCGCGCCGCCGACGATCCGCACCGCTACCAGATGGGAGGCACCCCACAGGCAATAAGCGCGGTTTTCCTCGACCTGTTGCCTCAAGTCAGGGTGGCGCTGCGTTCAGACAACGAGTACTACAGCGCGCCTGAATACCTGATGGCTGCCCGCGCACTCAATCAGTGGCTACGTGAGTCGCCAGACCTGCCAGACGCCAAGCTGTTGGCCAACGCCGGAGCCCATCGATTCAGCCCCGACGCTGGCGTAAATGCGCTGGCGAAACAGGCCTTTGCACGCCTGCTCGACGTCATTCGCCGCCCGTCACCGTGGAATGGTCTGGCGCTTGGCCCCTTGAACCTCACGCCCCAGGAGTCCGTCCGTAGCACCGTGTTATGCAACGATTCAGTGTCCGCAGGCGAAGCATTCTGGACCGAAAAAGAAAACCAGTACGCCATCCAGTATCCGGTGGGGGGCAGTTTCTTCCCGTCGAGGCATTGCGCCGAGTGGCGCGGCCAACAGCTTGACGGGGTCCCGCAGCGAAGGCTGGCGCAGGTCGACGGCCTCTTTATGGTTCAGGCCGAATATGACGATCAGACGCCCGCAGCAGGTGCTCTCAAAGCGTTCAGAAGCGTGCCTGCTGCGCACATGACGCTGCTCAAGGGCGCCTACCGACACGGCGTTTCGTTCTCCGGGTTCAACGTCTGCGTAAACAGGAACGTCGGAGATTTTCTGGCCTATGGACGTAAACCTGACCGCTTCTCGATCTGCTACGAATCCCCCTGA
- a CDS encoding glycerate kinase, which translates to MKIIIAPDSFKDSLSAEGVAQAIAQGLAQVWPDAQLVQCPMADGGEGTVEAVLAACNGQLRSQAVRGPMGDTVQAHWGWLADSHTAIIEMAEASGLQLVAPGQRDACSSSTYGTGELIRAALDLGARRIILAIGGSATNDGGAGAMQALGVQLFDAQNQPLAPGGLALSGLARINLENLDPRLARVCFEIAADVNNPLCGPHGASAIFGPQKGANPEQVQQLDAALGHFADHCARVLAQDVRDEPGSGAAGGLGFAAKAFLGAQFRAGVEVVAELVGLDAVVRGADLVITGEGRFDAQTLRGKTPFGVARIARQHNVPVIVIAGTLGDGYEQMYAHGVDAAFALPSGPMSLAQACSEAPRLLRERAADIARLWRTALRG; encoded by the coding sequence ATGAAAATCATCATCGCCCCCGACTCGTTCAAGGACAGCCTGAGTGCCGAAGGGGTCGCCCAGGCCATTGCGCAAGGGTTGGCTCAGGTCTGGCCTGACGCACAGCTGGTGCAATGCCCGATGGCGGACGGCGGTGAGGGGACGGTCGAAGCAGTGCTCGCCGCGTGTAACGGCCAATTGCGCAGCCAGGCCGTGCGCGGGCCAATGGGCGATACGGTGCAGGCGCATTGGGGCTGGTTGGCCGACAGCCACACCGCGATCATCGAAATGGCTGAGGCCAGCGGCCTGCAGTTGGTTGCACCGGGCCAGCGTGACGCCTGCTCCAGCAGCACGTATGGCACCGGCGAGCTGATCCGCGCCGCGCTCGACCTGGGCGCCCGGCGCATTATCCTGGCGATCGGCGGCAGTGCCACCAACGATGGCGGCGCAGGCGCGATGCAAGCGCTCGGCGTGCAGTTGTTCGACGCCCAGAACCAGCCCTTGGCACCCGGTGGCTTGGCGTTGAGCGGCCTGGCGCGTATTAACCTGGAAAACCTCGACCCACGCTTGGCGCGGGTCTGCTTCGAAATCGCGGCGGATGTGAACAACCCGCTGTGCGGTCCCCACGGCGCCTCGGCGATTTTCGGCCCGCAAAAAGGCGCCAACCCCGAACAGGTGCAGCAGTTGGATGCTGCCCTTGGTCATTTTGCCGACCATTGCGCCAGGGTGCTGGCCCAGGACGTGCGTGACGAACCGGGCAGCGGCGCCGCTGGCGGCTTGGGGTTCGCCGCGAAGGCATTCCTCGGCGCGCAGTTCCGCGCCGGCGTTGAAGTGGTGGCCGAGCTGGTTGGCCTCGACGCCGTGGTGCGTGGCGCCGACCTGGTCATCACCGGCGAAGGCCGCTTCGATGCCCAGACCCTGCGCGGGAAAACCCCGTTTGGCGTGGCGCGTATTGCCCGGCAACACAATGTCCCGGTGATCGTGATCGCCGGAACCCTGGGCGATGGCTACGAGCAGATGTACGCCCACGGCGTGGATGCCGCCTTTGCGCTGCCCTCGGGGCCGATGAGTCTTGCCCAGGCATGCAGCGAGGCGCCGCGATTGTTGCGTGAGCGTGCGGCGGACATCGCCCGGCTATGGCGGACAGCGCTGCGAGGCTGA
- a CDS encoding sugar diacid recognition domain-containing protein, translating into MFELDHELAQDIVDRTMAILPYNVNVMDNQGLILGSGEPERINTRHEGAQLVLANGRVVEIDGQTAKHLKGVLPGINLPLMHDQRLIGVLGITGEPQGLRTYAELVRMTAEMLVSHRHQQAEQQWRRQRCDDLLALLLADTGDSPRLVDEAQQLGLKPQLARTPYLFELGAGQSAEALSAWLTSRYPDSWCVSSAPLSLLWCRPASVQIDNPRLLEKLDGLGWTVLRVAVGGQAQGLAGLRRCYRRVSDLLAYGRDILPHSRLLILNRYRLPVMLWRHRNDDALDELLNPLRKVLARDNNGQLLATLRAWCDHDGQSQACADALGIHRNSLRYRMERIAELSGVDPLSLDGMLALYLGVQLLPQAL; encoded by the coding sequence ATGTTCGAGCTTGATCATGAGCTGGCACAGGATATCGTCGATCGCACCATGGCGATCCTGCCCTACAACGTCAACGTTATGGACAACCAGGGCCTGATCCTCGGCAGCGGCGAACCGGAACGCATCAACACCCGCCACGAAGGCGCCCAACTGGTGCTGGCGAACGGGCGCGTGGTGGAAATCGATGGGCAGACCGCCAAGCACCTCAAGGGTGTGCTGCCTGGCATCAACTTGCCGCTGATGCATGATCAGCGCTTGATCGGTGTGCTGGGTATCACCGGCGAACCCCAAGGCCTGCGCACCTACGCCGAACTGGTGCGCATGACCGCCGAGATGCTGGTCAGTCACCGCCACCAGCAGGCCGAGCAGCAGTGGCGGCGCCAGCGCTGTGACGACCTGCTGGCATTGCTGCTGGCCGATACCGGTGACTCGCCGCGCCTGGTCGACGAAGCGCAACAACTGGGCCTCAAGCCGCAACTGGCGCGTACGCCTTACCTGTTCGAACTGGGCGCGGGGCAGTCGGCCGAAGCCTTGAGTGCCTGGCTGACGTCGCGTTATCCGGACAGTTGGTGCGTCAGTTCAGCGCCGTTGTCGCTGTTGTGGTGTCGACCCGCGTCAGTGCAGATCGATAACCCGCGCCTGCTGGAAAAGCTCGACGGCCTGGGCTGGACTGTATTGCGGGTCGCCGTAGGCGGGCAGGCGCAAGGTTTGGCCGGGTTGCGCCGGTGCTATCGCCGTGTCAGCGATTTGCTGGCCTACGGTCGCGATATCCTGCCGCATTCGCGCCTGTTGATCCTCAACCGCTATCGTCTGCCGGTCATGCTCTGGCGCCATCGTAACGACGATGCCCTGGATGAATTGCTCAACCCGCTGCGCAAAGTCCTCGCCAGGGACAACAACGGCCAACTGCTGGCCACGCTGCGCGCATGGTGCGACCACGACGGGCAAAGCCAGGCCTGTGCCGATGCCCTGGGGATTCACCGCAACAGCCTGCGCTACCGCATGGAACGGATTGCCGAACTGAGCGGCGTCGACCCGCTGAGCCTGGATGGCATGCTTGCGCTGTACCTGGGCGTGCAACTGTTGCCCCAGGCTTTGTAA
- a CDS encoding MFS transporter: MSQSAAAALATDDDKNAIYKRVTLRLIPFIFICYLFNYLDRVNVGFAKLQMLDALKFSETVYGLGAGIFFIGYVLCGVPSNLALTRFGPRRWIALMMIVWGTLSTCLLFVTTPTHFYTLRLFTGAAEAGFFPGVVLYLSQWFPTFRRGRIMALFMSAIPVSGLLGSPFSGWILNHFAAGQGGLAGWQWMFLLQGIPTVILGALAYFLLSDSFAHAKWLKPHERAVLEADQATDLANKPKTTTDSLAEVFKNPAIWAFGLIYFCIQSGVYAINFWLPSIIKNLGFSDNLVIGWLSAIPYLLAAVFMLLVGRSADLRKERRWHLVVPMLMGAIGLVIAVNFATTPAIAILGLTIATMGALTGLPMFWPVPTAMLSAGAAAGGLALINSMGQMAGFLSPYIVGFVKDATGSTDVALYLLAAVIVAGSVLALRMTRTLKV; this comes from the coding sequence ATGTCACAGAGCGCCGCCGCAGCACTGGCCACCGATGACGATAAAAACGCCATCTACAAGCGCGTTACCCTGCGCCTGATCCCCTTCATCTTTATCTGCTACCTGTTCAACTACCTTGACCGGGTGAACGTTGGCTTTGCCAAGTTGCAGATGCTCGACGCGTTGAAATTCAGTGAAACCGTGTACGGCCTGGGTGCCGGGATCTTCTTTATCGGCTACGTGCTGTGTGGCGTGCCGAGCAACCTGGCGCTGACCCGGTTCGGGCCAAGGCGCTGGATAGCGCTGATGATGATCGTGTGGGGCACCTTGTCCACCTGCCTATTGTTCGTGACCACCCCGACGCATTTCTACACCTTGCGCCTGTTCACCGGCGCCGCCGAGGCGGGGTTCTTTCCCGGTGTGGTGCTGTACCTCTCGCAGTGGTTTCCGACGTTTCGCCGAGGCCGGATCATGGCGCTATTCATGTCCGCGATTCCGGTCTCCGGCCTGCTCGGCAGCCCGTTCTCCGGCTGGATTCTCAACCACTTTGCGGCAGGTCAAGGCGGCCTCGCCGGTTGGCAGTGGATGTTCCTGTTGCAAGGCATTCCCACCGTGATCCTCGGCGCCCTCGCCTACTTCCTGCTCAGTGACAGCTTCGCCCACGCCAAGTGGCTCAAACCCCACGAACGCGCGGTACTGGAAGCCGACCAGGCCACCGATCTTGCGAACAAACCGAAGACCACCACCGACTCCCTGGCCGAGGTGTTCAAGAACCCGGCGATCTGGGCGTTCGGCCTGATTTACTTCTGCATCCAGAGCGGCGTCTACGCGATCAACTTCTGGCTGCCGTCGATCATCAAGAACCTGGGGTTCAGCGATAACCTGGTGATCGGCTGGCTAAGTGCGATCCCGTACCTGCTGGCCGCAGTCTTCATGTTGCTGGTGGGCCGTTCCGCAGACTTGCGCAAGGAACGCCGGTGGCACTTGGTGGTGCCGATGCTGATGGGCGCAATTGGCCTGGTGATCGCGGTGAATTTCGCTACCACCCCGGCTATCGCCATTCTCGGCCTGACGATCGCCACCATGGGCGCCCTCACCGGGCTGCCGATGTTCTGGCCGGTGCCCACCGCCATGCTCAGCGCGGGCGCGGCGGCGGGTGGGCTGGCGTTGATCAACTCTATGGGCCAGATGGCCGGGTTTCTCAGCCCCTACATCGTCGGGTTCGTGAAGGATGCGACGGGCTCCACGGATGTGGCGTTGTACTTGCTGGCAGCGGTGATCGTGGCCGGCAGTGTGTTGGCGTTGCGCATGACACGCACCTTGAAGGTGTAA
- a CDS encoding aldo/keto reductase, which produces MIYRTLGQSGLKVSALTLGTMMFGEQTSTEDSLRIIDKAWSQGINFIDTADIYTGGRSEEIVGEAIARNRQDWVVASKVGIGPVDGVPNRNGLSRKRLFNALEASLARLDTDYLDIYYLHREDHDTPLEVTVSAIGDLIRQGKVRYWGLSNYRGWRIAEVIRVAERLGVDRPIISQPLYNIVNRQAEVEQITAAAAYGLGVVPYSPLARGVLSGKYAPDLTPEPGSRAARQDKRILETEWRVESLRIAQQIQQYTQGRGVGMVEFAIAWVLNNAAVSSAIVGPRTEAQWDAYTGALAVEITAQDEAFVDSLVTPGHSSTPGFNDVGHFVSGRVTRSR; this is translated from the coding sequence ATGATTTACCGCACATTGGGCCAGTCCGGGTTGAAGGTCAGCGCACTGACACTGGGCACCATGATGTTTGGCGAACAGACCAGCACCGAAGACTCGCTGCGCATCATCGATAAGGCCTGGAGTCAAGGCATCAACTTTATCGACACCGCCGACATCTACACCGGCGGGCGCTCCGAGGAGATCGTCGGCGAGGCCATCGCGCGCAACCGCCAGGACTGGGTGGTGGCGTCGAAGGTCGGGATCGGCCCGGTGGATGGCGTGCCCAACCGCAACGGGCTGAGCCGCAAACGCCTGTTCAACGCGCTGGAGGCGAGCCTAGCGCGTTTGGACACCGATTACCTGGACATCTACTACCTGCACCGCGAGGACCACGACACGCCGCTGGAAGTCACGGTATCAGCGATCGGCGACCTGATTCGCCAGGGCAAAGTGCGCTACTGGGGGTTATCCAACTACCGTGGCTGGCGTATTGCCGAGGTCATCCGCGTGGCCGAGCGCCTGGGCGTTGACAGGCCCATCATCAGTCAGCCGTTGTACAACATCGTCAATCGCCAGGCCGAGGTCGAGCAAATCACCGCCGCGGCTGCCTATGGACTGGGCGTGGTGCCCTACAGCCCGTTGGCGCGTGGCGTGCTCAGCGGCAAGTACGCCCCCGACCTGACACCTGAACCGGGCAGCCGCGCGGCACGCCAGGACAAACGCATCCTGGAAACCGAATGGCGCGTCGAATCGCTGCGCATCGCCCAGCAGATCCAGCAATACACCCAGGGCCGTGGCGTGGGAATGGTTGAGTTCGCGATCGCCTGGGTGCTGAACAACGCGGCAGTGAGTTCGGCGATTGTCGGCCCGCGCACCGAGGCGCAGTGGGATGCATATACCGGGGCATTGGCGGTAGAGATCACGGCGCAGGATGAGGCGTTCGTCGACTCATTGGTAACGCCGGGGCATTCGTCCACGCCGGGCTTCAATGACGTCGGGCATTTCGTGTCGGGCCGAGTGACGCGTTCTCGCTGA
- the rarD gene encoding EamA family transporter RarD produces MSKGVALSVLASVLFAVMYYFTSLLTPLSGLEIFGWRMLLTVPCMTVFMVVSGEWRRVWELLRLLAARPRLIGGVLVSSALLGVQLWLFMWAPLNGRSLDVSVGYFLLPLTMVLTGRLVYGEQLSRLQQIAVVFAALGVLNELYQAGGFSWATLVVIIGYPVYFVVRKYLTTDHLGGLWLDMALMLPVAWWFVQSGEQGFAVLDAQPKLYALIPMLGVISASALVSYIIASRLLAFSLFGLLSYVEPVLLLAVALLLGEGIKGGQWLTYIPIWLAVMVLVYEGFKHLVRQRKA; encoded by the coding sequence GTGTCTAAAGGTGTTGCGTTATCGGTATTGGCCTCGGTGTTGTTCGCCGTGATGTATTACTTCACGTCCCTGCTCACACCGTTGAGTGGCCTGGAAATTTTCGGCTGGCGCATGTTGCTGACCGTGCCCTGCATGACCGTATTCATGGTAGTCAGCGGCGAATGGCGGCGGGTGTGGGAGTTGCTGCGTCTGCTGGCGGCCAGGCCGCGCTTGATCGGCGGCGTGCTGGTGTCGTCTGCGTTGCTCGGCGTGCAGTTATGGCTGTTCATGTGGGCACCGCTCAATGGCCGCAGCCTGGATGTGTCGGTGGGGTATTTCCTGTTGCCGCTGACCATGGTGTTGACCGGACGCCTGGTCTACGGCGAACAGTTGTCGCGCTTGCAGCAGATCGCCGTGGTATTTGCCGCATTGGGTGTGCTCAACGAGCTGTACCAGGCCGGCGGTTTTTCCTGGGCGACCCTGGTAGTGATCATCGGTTACCCCGTGTATTTCGTGGTGCGTAAATACCTGACCACCGACCATCTGGGCGGCCTGTGGCTGGACATGGCGTTGATGCTACCGGTGGCCTGGTGGTTCGTGCAAAGCGGCGAACAAGGCTTTGCGGTACTGGATGCACAGCCCAAGCTCTACGCGTTGATTCCCATGCTGGGCGTCATCAGTGCCTCGGCGCTGGTGAGCTATATCATCGCCAGCCGTTTGCTGGCCTTCAGCCTGTTCGGCCTGCTCAGTTATGTGGAGCCGGTGTTGTTGCTGGCAGTCGCGCTACTGCTGGGTGAAGGCATCAAGGGCGGGCAATGGCTGACCTATATCCCGATCTGGCTGGCGGTGATGGTGCTGGTGTATGAGGGATTCAAGCACTTGGTGCGTCAGCGCAAGGCTTGA
- the hppD gene encoding 4-hydroxyphenylpyruvate dioxygenase gives MTDQYENPMGLMGFEFIEFASPTPGILEPIFEIMGFTKVATHRSKNVHLFRQGEINLVLNNEPNSLASYFAAEHGPSVCGMAFRVKNSQEAYKRALELGAQPIHIDTGPMELNLPAIKGIGGAPLYLIDRFGEGSSIYDIDFVYLEGVDRNPQGAGLKVIDHLTHNVYRGRMAYWANFYEKLFNFREARYFDIKGEYTGLTSKAMSAPDGMIRIPLNEESSKGAGQIEEFLMQFNGEGIQHVAFLTDDLVKTWDALKKIGMRFMTAPPDTYYEMLEGRLPNHGEPVDQLQARGILLDGSSIEGDKRLLLQIFSETLMGPVFFEFIQRKGDDGFGEGNFKALFESIERDQVRRGVLTAD, from the coding sequence ATGACCGACCAATACGAAAACCCGATGGGCCTGATGGGCTTTGAGTTCATTGAATTCGCCTCGCCGACCCCGGGCATCCTGGAGCCGATCTTCGAGATCATGGGCTTCACCAAGGTTGCAACCCACCGCTCCAAGAACGTGCACCTGTTCCGCCAGGGCGAGATCAATCTGGTCCTCAATAATGAGCCCAACAGCCTGGCCTCGTACTTCGCCGCCGAGCATGGGCCGTCGGTGTGCGGCATGGCGTTTCGCGTGAAGAACTCGCAGGAAGCCTACAAGCGCGCCCTGGAACTCGGGGCCCAGCCGATTCATATCGACACCGGCCCGATGGAATTGAACCTGCCAGCGATCAAAGGCATCGGCGGGGCGCCGCTGTACCTGATCGACCGTTTTGGCGAAGGCAGCTCGATCTATGACATCGACTTCGTCTACCTCGAAGGCGTAGACCGTAACCCGCAGGGCGCCGGCCTGAAGGTGATCGATCACCTGACCCACAACGTCTACCGCGGCCGCATGGCTTATTGGGCCAACTTCTACGAGAAGCTGTTCAACTTCCGTGAAGCGCGCTACTTCGATATCAAGGGCGAATACACCGGCCTGACCTCCAAGGCCATGAGCGCGCCGGATGGCATGATCCGCATCCCGTTGAACGAAGAGTCCTCCAAGGGCGCCGGCCAGATCGAAGAGTTCCTGATGCAGTTCAACGGCGAGGGCATCCAGCATGTGGCGTTCCTCACGGACGACCTGGTCAAGACCTGGGACGCGCTGAAGAAGATCGGCATGCGTTTCATGACCGCGCCGCCGGACACCTACTACGAGATGCTCGAAGGCCGCTTGCCGAACCACGGCGAACCGGTGGACCAACTGCAGGCGCGCGGCATTTTGCTCGATGGCTCCTCGATCGAGGGCGACAAGCGCCTGCTGCTGCAGATCTTCTCGGAAACCCTGATGGGCCCGGTGTTCTTCGAATTCATTCAGCGTAAAGGCGATGATGGCTTCGGCGAGGGCAATTTCAAGGCGTTGTTCGAGTCCATTGAGCGTGATCAGGTGCGTCGCGGTGTGTTGACCGCTGACTAA
- a CDS encoding DMT family transporter: protein MRRIADGFTYLKLAAVSVIWGGTFVAGRYLADQVDPLLAASLRFVLASVALSLYMLFARVRLTCPSPRQWVQLATLGFFGIFFYNLCFFYGLHYVNASRASLIVALNPAVIGLAGWWLFNECLERAKCVGIALCLGGAAAVIISRNPLLLQGNVDAWRGDLLILGCVVGWGVYSLGSRQLNQSLGPLQTVTWSILLGTVMLLAAILVTGRMTLAGLSVLHVSQWASLGYLGIMGSALAYIGYYDGIRRIGATRSGVFIALNPLTAVICAALLLGEHLTLPMLLGGGVILLGIYLCNKPLAQGKAMEI, encoded by the coding sequence ATGCGCCGCATTGCTGATGGTTTCACTTATCTCAAGCTTGCCGCTGTCAGCGTTATCTGGGGCGGAACCTTCGTTGCCGGGCGCTACCTGGCCGATCAGGTAGACCCGTTACTGGCGGCAAGCTTGCGCTTTGTGCTGGCCAGCGTGGCGTTGTCGTTGTACATGCTGTTCGCCCGGGTCCGATTGACCTGCCCGAGCCCACGGCAATGGGTGCAATTGGCGACGCTGGGTTTCTTCGGGATTTTTTTCTACAACCTGTGCTTTTTCTATGGGTTGCATTACGTCAATGCGTCGCGGGCTTCACTGATTGTCGCCTTGAACCCGGCCGTGATCGGCCTGGCGGGTTGGTGGTTGTTCAACGAGTGTCTGGAGCGCGCCAAGTGCGTGGGTATTGCGCTGTGCCTGGGCGGGGCGGCGGCTGTCATTATCAGTCGCAACCCGCTATTGCTGCAGGGCAATGTGGATGCCTGGCGTGGCGATCTGTTGATACTCGGCTGCGTCGTCGGGTGGGGCGTCTATTCATTGGGCTCGCGCCAGTTGAATCAAAGCCTGGGGCCGTTGCAAACCGTGACATGGTCAATTCTGCTGGGCACGGTGATGCTCCTGGCTGCGATCCTTGTCACCGGGCGCATGACCCTGGCGGGCCTGAGCGTGCTGCATGTGTCGCAATGGGCCAGCTTGGGGTACCTGGGCATAATGGGCTCGGCCCTGGCCTATATCGGCTATTACGATGGCATTCGGCGCATCGGCGCGACGCGTTCCGGTGTGTTCATTGCGCTCAACCCGCTGACCGCCGTCATTTGCGCGGCGTTGTTACTTGGCGAACACCTGACGCTGCCCATGCTGCTTGGCGGCGGTGTGATCCTGCTGGGCATTTACCTGTGTAACAAACCCCTTGCGCAAGGCAAGGCAATGGAGATTTGA